The Halosimplex litoreum genome has a window encoding:
- a CDS encoding universal stress protein, which produces MTYLVPFDGSALAEAALERATEFAELTDEEVVALIVIPLDEREFAVERGWIDADERYDPDEIEAELEVAIRAVAPEATIRCERPEDVSSVASVTTDVVRTIRAVAQDVDAEIVFIGSENAGRVSTPVSSVGAPVSEDPRYDVHIVRHVDED; this is translated from the coding sequence ATGACGTATCTGGTGCCCTTCGACGGGTCGGCACTGGCCGAGGCCGCCCTGGAGCGGGCGACGGAGTTCGCCGAACTCACCGACGAGGAGGTCGTCGCGCTGATCGTGATCCCGCTGGACGAGCGCGAGTTCGCCGTCGAGCGTGGCTGGATCGACGCGGACGAGCGCTACGATCCCGACGAGATCGAGGCCGAGCTGGAGGTGGCGATCCGCGCCGTCGCGCCCGAGGCGACGATCCGCTGTGAGCGCCCCGAGGACGTGAGTTCGGTCGCGTCGGTCACGACCGACGTGGTTCGGACGATCCGCGCGGTCGCTCAGGATGTCGACGCCGAGATCGTGTTTATCGGCAGCGAGAACGCAGGGCGCGTCTCGACGCCGGTCTCCAGCGTCGGCGCACCGGTTTCGGAAGATCCTCGCTACGACGTGCACATCGTCCGCCACGTCGACGAGGATTAA
- the mptA gene encoding GTP cyclohydrolase MptA, with the protein MTPQLPDVQASSPDVTVGLNRVGVTGVEKLVEISREEKRPYVLMAEFEVFVDLPSWRKGADMSRNMQVIDETLEEAVSQGDLRIEDICGTAAERLLDKHDYTEQAEVRMEAEFVTREQTPESDLPTQSTADVIASATATEDGDIREEIGAEVTGMTVCPCSQGMSAARAREKLRDQGVDDRTIEEFLEEVPQPGHSQRGHATLTVESEGGPDVDLVELIEVARDSMSARIYNLAKRPDEDHMTYQSHLDAKFVEDCVRAMAEGVIEEFPHLDDDAVVRMEQSNDESIHQHNAHAERVAEVATLRGEVNGDD; encoded by the coding sequence ATGACACCACAACTGCCGGACGTCCAGGCGTCGAGCCCGGACGTGACCGTCGGCCTCAACCGCGTCGGCGTCACCGGGGTCGAGAAGCTCGTCGAGATCAGCCGCGAGGAGAAACGACCCTACGTCCTGATGGCCGAGTTCGAGGTGTTCGTCGACCTGCCGTCCTGGCGCAAGGGCGCCGACATGAGCCGCAACATGCAGGTGATCGACGAGACCCTGGAGGAGGCCGTCAGCCAGGGCGACCTGCGCATCGAGGACATCTGCGGCACCGCCGCCGAGCGCCTGCTCGACAAGCACGACTACACTGAGCAGGCGGAGGTCCGCATGGAGGCGGAGTTCGTCACGCGCGAGCAGACGCCCGAGAGCGATCTGCCCACCCAGTCGACCGCCGACGTGATCGCCTCGGCGACGGCCACCGAGGACGGCGACATCCGCGAGGAGATCGGCGCCGAGGTCACGGGGATGACCGTCTGTCCCTGCTCGCAGGGGATGTCAGCCGCCCGCGCCCGCGAGAAGCTGCGCGACCAGGGCGTCGACGACCGCACCATCGAGGAGTTCCTCGAAGAGGTGCCCCAGCCCGGCCACTCCCAACGCGGCCACGCCACGCTGACCGTCGAGAGCGAGGGCGGCCCCGACGTGGACCTGGTCGAGCTGATCGAGGTGGCCCGCGACTCGATGAGCGCACGCATCTACAACCTCGCCAAGCGGCCCGACGAGGACCACATGACCTACCAGTCCCACCTCGACGCGAAGTTCGTCGAGGATTGCGTGCGCGCGATGGCCGAGGGCGTCATCGAGGAGTTCCCCCACCTCGACGACGACGCCGTCGTCCGCATGGAGCAGTCCAACGACGAGTCCATCCACCAGCACAACGCCCACGCCGAACGAGTCGCCGAGGTCGCGACCCTGCGCGGTGAAGTCAACGGCGACGACTGA
- a CDS encoding response regulator — MTGPERAVVLIVDDEPAVADSYAAHVRDNYDVRTAYGGEQALSKLDEAVDVVLLDRRMPDLVGDEVLETVRERGLECRVAMVTAVDADFDIVDMEFDDYVVKPVTGEELLDTVDRLLRCADYERALREYYRVTRTCVALRAAKGTAELADSDEFRRLEDRRAELRASLSTAAESLADDDFEALFRDLEQ, encoded by the coding sequence ATGACGGGTCCTGAGCGGGCGGTGGTGCTGATCGTCGACGACGAGCCAGCAGTCGCCGACTCCTACGCCGCACACGTCCGCGACAACTACGACGTGCGGACAGCTTACGGGGGAGAACAGGCGCTCTCGAAGCTCGACGAGGCGGTCGACGTGGTGTTGCTGGACCGGCGGATGCCGGACCTGGTCGGTGACGAGGTGCTGGAGACGGTCCGCGAGCGCGGGCTCGAGTGCCGGGTGGCGATGGTCACGGCGGTCGACGCCGACTTCGACATCGTCGACATGGAGTTCGACGACTACGTCGTCAAACCGGTCACCGGCGAGGAGTTGCTCGACACCGTCGACCGGCTCCTGCGCTGTGCCGACTACGAGCGAGCGCTCCGGGAGTACTACCGAGTGACGCGCACCTGCGTCGCGCTTCGAGCGGCCAAGGGCACAGCGGAGCTGGCCGATAGCGACGAGTTCCGCCGGCTGGAAGACCGCCGAGCCGAGCTGCGCGCCTCGCTGTCGACCGCCGCCGAGAGCCTCGCCGACGACGACTTCGAAGCGCTGTTCCGCGACCTGGAGCAGTAA
- a CDS encoding sensor histidine kinase, translated as MASATAVVGIAYLLTGAGLLGLLHEPLRRPDKPASTGFTLAVIGISLWPLTLGVNYFIAGFAPSMALWTLRLSAASIISVGWFLVAAAVTGRLSLSRTVAATSVAYVLIELLLVVSNGTHGLVFGPTTAVDGTIPVVAYGPWFWLQTAVNYGLIAVGTGLLVVEWSRSSGLRRRQTAVLSVAVVPPVAANVVTLFGGVPTVHDLTPFGLVGSGLLLSWALYRAEFLDVVPVARQAAMAEMQDAVVTLDDEDRVVDCNRAARAQFDIPRSYAGDSVGTYFPSLAEVADGGRSATDGGPFGPEVVTRPVDGESHSFSVSVSPVVEGGRTVARVVVLRDITPIKRREGELEEREAELELLRQILSRVLRHNIRNKLTTIRGNADLLAEEAAGDDAARVDRIVDASDELIALSEKARTIEGLVDRTDETATYDLRVVAERVVARVRDRNPHAAYAVDGPETCTVTTGEGVESAVECLVENAVEHNDAAEPTVRVTVGCAADGSTVRVSDDGPGISEHERAVLRRREETPLAHGSGIGLWIVSWVADCCEADLSFDVDDEGSTVTLRFPDAS; from the coding sequence ATGGCGTCGGCGACAGCGGTCGTGGGGATCGCGTACCTGCTGACGGGGGCCGGGCTGCTCGGCCTGTTGCACGAGCCCCTCCGCAGACCCGACAAACCGGCGAGTACAGGTTTCACACTAGCCGTCATCGGGATCTCGCTGTGGCCGCTGACCCTCGGAGTCAACTACTTCATCGCGGGGTTCGCGCCGTCGATGGCGCTGTGGACGCTCCGGCTCTCGGCGGCGTCGATCATCTCGGTCGGCTGGTTCCTCGTCGCCGCGGCGGTGACCGGTCGGCTGTCTCTGTCCCGGACCGTCGCCGCCACGTCCGTCGCGTACGTGCTGATCGAACTCCTGCTGGTGGTCTCGAACGGTACCCACGGGTTGGTCTTCGGCCCGACGACGGCCGTCGACGGGACGATCCCAGTGGTCGCGTACGGCCCGTGGTTCTGGCTCCAGACCGCCGTCAACTACGGGCTGATCGCCGTCGGTACGGGACTGCTCGTCGTCGAGTGGTCCCGGTCGAGCGGCCTCAGGCGCCGCCAGACCGCCGTCCTCTCGGTGGCGGTGGTTCCACCGGTGGCCGCGAACGTCGTGACCCTGTTCGGAGGGGTTCCGACCGTCCACGACCTGACGCCGTTCGGCCTCGTCGGGAGCGGCCTCCTGCTGTCGTGGGCGCTGTACCGCGCCGAGTTCCTCGACGTCGTGCCCGTCGCCCGCCAGGCGGCGATGGCGGAGATGCAGGACGCCGTCGTGACGCTGGACGACGAGGACCGGGTCGTCGACTGCAACCGCGCCGCCCGCGCGCAGTTCGACATCCCGCGCTCGTACGCCGGTGACTCCGTCGGGACGTACTTCCCGTCGCTCGCCGAGGTGGCCGACGGCGGACGGTCGGCGACCGACGGTGGACCGTTCGGCCCGGAGGTCGTCACCCGTCCCGTCGACGGCGAGTCGCACTCGTTCTCGGTATCGGTCTCGCCCGTCGTCGAAGGTGGCCGGACCGTCGCCCGGGTGGTCGTCCTCCGCGACATCACGCCGATCAAGCGGCGCGAGGGCGAACTCGAGGAACGCGAGGCCGAGCTGGAACTGCTCAGGCAGATCCTCTCGCGGGTGCTCCGGCACAATATCCGCAACAAGCTGACGACGATCCGCGGCAACGCGGACCTGCTCGCCGAGGAGGCCGCGGGCGACGACGCCGCCAGAGTCGACCGCATCGTCGACGCCAGCGACGAGCTGATCGCCCTCAGCGAGAAGGCGCGGACGATCGAGGGCCTCGTCGACCGGACCGACGAGACCGCGACCTACGACCTGCGCGTCGTCGCCGAGCGGGTGGTCGCCCGCGTCCGCGACCGGAACCCCCACGCCGCCTACGCCGTCGACGGCCCCGAGACCTGCACCGTCACCACCGGCGAGGGCGTCGAATCGGCCGTCGAGTGCCTCGTCGAGAACGCCGTCGAACACAACGACGCCGCCGAACCGACCGTCCGGGTCACCGTCGGCTGCGCCGCCGACGGCTCGACGGTGCGCGTCAGCGACGACGGCCCCGGCATCTCCGAGCACGAACGGGCGGTCCTCCGACGCAGGGAGGAGACCCCGCTCGCCCACGGCAGCGGTATCGGCCTCTGGATCGTCTCCTGGGTCGCCGACTGCTGCGAGGCCGACCTCTCCTTCGACGTCGACGACGAGGGCAGCACCGTGACGCTCCGGTTCCCCGACGCCAGTTGA
- a CDS encoding universal stress protein, giving the protein MGKRILVPVDGSEQAHRAFEFVTEEFDDAEVVLLHVINPAEAGYSAQASIPSFSEEWYESEQAAAEELFAEIAALADGTELSTERETEVGKPTRAIVEFADENGIDQIVMGSHGRSGVTRILLGSVAEAVVRRSPVPVTVVR; this is encoded by the coding sequence ATGGGCAAGCGCATCCTCGTCCCGGTCGACGGGTCCGAGCAGGCACACAGGGCGTTCGAGTTCGTCACCGAGGAGTTCGACGACGCGGAGGTGGTCCTGTTGCACGTCATCAACCCTGCGGAAGCCGGCTACAGCGCTCAGGCCTCGATTCCGAGCTTCTCCGAGGAGTGGTACGAGAGCGAACAGGCCGCGGCCGAGGAGCTGTTCGCGGAGATCGCCGCCCTCGCCGACGGCACCGAGCTATCGACCGAACGCGAGACCGAAGTCGGCAAGCCGACCCGCGCGATCGTCGAGTTCGCCGACGAGAACGGGATCGACCAGATCGTCATGGGGAGCCACGGTCGCTCGGGCGTCACCCGGATCCTCCTGGGGAGCGTCGCCGAGGCGGTCGTCCGGCGCTCGCCCGTCCCCGTCACCGTCGTGCGTTAA
- a CDS encoding ferredoxin has protein sequence MAEDGPVDPATIGERDAPPVEEKPYKIIFEANKCFGAGKCAEVSDNWKLDLSTGIAKPRTYFIDEDDLDENVRAAEICPAKKDRGVIHVVDRRTDEEIAPDPNGDGSLSVDW, from the coding sequence ATGGCCGAGGACGGACCCGTCGATCCGGCGACCATCGGCGAGCGCGACGCGCCCCCCGTCGAGGAGAAACCGTACAAGATCATCTTCGAGGCGAACAAGTGCTTCGGCGCCGGGAAGTGCGCCGAGGTCTCGGACAACTGGAAGCTGGATCTCTCGACAGGGATCGCCAAACCACGGACGTACTTCATCGACGAGGACGACCTCGACGAGAACGTCCGCGCGGCGGAGATCTGTCCCGCGAAGAAAGACCGCGGCGTCATCCACGTCGTCGACCGCCGCACCGACGAGGAGATCGCGCCCGACCCGAACGGCGACGGCAGCCTCTCGGTCGACTGGTAA